A window from Neobacillus sp. PS3-40 encodes these proteins:
- a CDS encoding sensor histidine kinase yields MSYQFLKIITILIPTILIGGFEFLRHTGLLLQDLSMKTGNYFITILIFIVSYIFSNWMFKMIEEKNHRISSEREMRAIYEERERLAKELHDNIAQTLFLLNVNLKKGKLNDAQGLVNSIDSNLRQAIYNLRTSPSEHVSLSPRLESWLDDWSTVSGIDLIVSIDLDEDYFTPAEEVQIFSIIQEAFTNIRKHSNADHASLLFHTNLKKWELIIEDNGRGFLINEIPLNKYGLVMLKERVHKIGATIDISSEKDNGTNIIIKGSSEQ; encoded by the coding sequence ATGTCATACCAGTTTTTAAAAATTATCACGATTTTAATCCCAACCATCCTTATCGGTGGATTTGAATTTCTTCGACATACTGGTTTACTTCTTCAAGATTTGTCCATGAAAACAGGAAATTATTTCATTACCATTTTAATATTTATCGTTTCTTATATTTTTTCAAATTGGATGTTTAAGATGATTGAAGAAAAAAACCACCGTATTTCTTCAGAACGTGAAATGCGTGCAATATATGAAGAACGAGAAAGGCTCGCAAAAGAACTACATGACAACATTGCCCAAACATTATTTTTATTAAATGTAAACTTAAAAAAGGGAAAACTAAATGATGCACAGGGTTTGGTAAATTCCATTGACTCGAATCTTAGACAAGCTATTTATAATTTACGAACAAGTCCATCAGAACACGTTTCTTTATCTCCAAGATTAGAAAGTTGGCTGGATGATTGGAGTACCGTTTCTGGGATTGATTTAATCGTTTCGATCGATTTAGATGAAGACTATTTTACTCCTGCAGAAGAAGTTCAAATCTTTAGTATAATTCAAGAAGCATTTACGAATATAAGAAAACATTCAAATGCAGATCATGCATCTCTCTTGTTTCATACTAATCTAAAAAAATGGGAACTAATCATTGAAGACAATGGTAGAGGTTTTTTAATAAATGAAATACCACTAAACAAATACGGACTTGTCATGTTGAAAGAAAGAGTGCATAAAATAGGGGCTACCATTGATATCTCCTCTGAAAAGGACAATGGAACAAATATAATCATAAAAGGAAGCAGTGAACAATAA
- a CDS encoding TetR-like C-terminal domain-containing protein, with protein sequence MKTEKVDRRVKYTKMALRESLLELMLERPINKITVTEICRHADINRNTFYMHYNSQFDLLSSIEESFSEEIKKAVERSLDTGVFDGLVSEICQYIAENGDLCKILISDHGNGDYLKRIIYLFHDRSIDKWKKEANHIDLNRFEAMYSFISSGSSAIIHEWLKNGMRESPKDTAQFIEKAIFAVEQAFLL encoded by the coding sequence ATGAAAACGGAAAAAGTGGACCGGAGAGTAAAATATACTAAGATGGCACTCAGAGAGAGTTTATTAGAGCTGATGCTTGAGCGCCCTATCAACAAAATTACGGTAACTGAAATTTGCAGACATGCCGATATAAACCGCAATACCTTTTATATGCACTACAACTCGCAGTTTGATTTGTTATCTAGTATTGAAGAATCGTTTTCAGAGGAAATTAAAAAGGCGGTAGAACGTTCTTTGGATACTGGAGTTTTCGACGGTTTGGTTTCTGAAATTTGCCAATATATTGCGGAAAACGGTGATCTGTGTAAGATTTTAATCTCAGATCATGGAAATGGGGATTATTTAAAACGAATCATCTATCTTTTCCATGATCGAAGTATTGATAAATGGAAAAAAGAAGCCAATCACATTGATTTAAATCGGTTTGAAGCTATGTATTCTTTTATTTCAAGCGGATCCTCAGCCATTATCCATGAATGGCTGAAAAATGGAATGCGTGAAAGCCCGAAAGATACCGCCCAGTTTATTGAAAAAGCAATCTTCGCTGTTGAACAAGCGTTTTTGTTGTGA
- a CDS encoding IS3 family transposase (programmed frameshift): MSKRSYPVEEKLKILRACEEDNYSIYKIASIYKVNKSTIMEWKHKFDKDGIDGLKESTSKKMYSKELKLSAIRDYQSGEYSLREISRKYGLTDKSTLSNWIKKYNSHREIKETSKERTSSMTKGRKTTWDERIQIVINCLGNGKDYQKTAELHNVSYQQVYQWVKKYENGGDEALKDNRGRTKEEAELTPEEKIKIQFKKLERENERLRAENMFFKKVRGDRKEAKVSQIRFEDKYIAIQELHEKENLSISLLCEIAGIARSAYYKWLNRTPSSREILNKEIIKEMKILHEKVDSTFGYRQMTLHMNRKFEEKLNHKRIYRLMKVAGLRSVIRIKKKQYKSTTPQQVAENILNREFTAEKPNEKWVTDVTEFKYGQSKKAYLSAIRDLYDGSIVSYVLGHSNNNQLVFKTLDQATVLLDGEHPLIHSDRGFQYTSKGFKRKIDAVKMTQSMSRVGRCIDNGPMESFWGTLKCEKYYLHQYQTFEELSLAIDEYIHFYNYDRYQKRLNGLSPMEYRAKAA; this comes from the exons TTGTCTAAAAGGTCTTATCCTGTAGAAGAAAAATTGAAGATATTAAGGGCGTGTGAGGAAGATAATTATTCAATTTATAAAATTGCATCTATCTATAAAGTGAACAAATCCACCATTATGGAATGGAAACACAAATTCGATAAAGATGGGATTGATGGCCTAAAAGAATCAACCAGTAAGAAAATGTACTCAAAGGAACTTAAGCTTTCAGCTATTAGAGATTATCAGTCTGGGGAATACTCTCTTCGAGAGATTAGCAGAAAATATGGACTCACTGATAAATCTACACTTAGTAATTGGATCAAGAAGTATAATAGTCATAGAGAAATAAAGGAAACGTCAAAAGAAAGGACGAGCTCTATGACTAAAGGGAGAAAAACTACTTGGGATGAACGGATTCAAATTGTGATTAATTGTTTGGGGAACGGTAAAGATTATCAAAAAACAGCTGAATTACATAATGTTTCTTACCAACAAGTGTATCAATGGGTTAAGAAGTATGAAAATGGTGGAGATGAAGCGCTTAAAGATAATCGTGGAAGGACAAAAGAAGAAGCAGAATTAACTCCAGAAGAGAAAATCAAGATTCAGTTTAAAAAGTTGGAAAGAGAAAATGAACGGTTACGTGCGGAGAATATGTTCT TTAAAAAAGTTAGAGGAGATCGAAAGGAGGCGAAAGTAAGTCAAATCCGATTTGAGGATAAGTACATCGCTATTCAGGAGCTTCACGAGAAAGAGAATTTAAGCATTAGTTTACTTTGTGAAATTGCGGGAATTGCACGTTCTGCATACTATAAGTGGCTTAATCGTACTCCTTCTTCCCGAGAAATACTAAATAAAGAAATCATTAAGGAGATGAAAATTCTCCATGAAAAGGTTGATAGTACCTTCGGCTATCGTCAAATGACCCTTCATATGAATAGAAAGTTTGAAGAGAAACTTAATCATAAAAGAATATATCGACTAATGAAAGTAGCTGGCTTACGCTCTGTCATTCGGATCAAGAAAAAACAATATAAAAGCACTACACCTCAACAAGTGGCAGAAAACATATTAAATCGGGAATTTACCGCGGAAAAACCAAATGAGAAATGGGTTACAGATGTAACAGAATTTAAGTATGGCCAATCAAAGAAGGCTTATTTAAGTGCAATTCGTGATCTTTATGATGGATCAATTGTAAGTTATGTTTTAGGACATTCCAATAATAATCAACTTGTATTCAAGACGCTTGACCAAGCTACAGTACTATTAGATGGGGAACATCCACTTATCCATAGTGATCGTGGGTTCCAGTACACTTCAAAAGGATTTAAGCGTAAGATAGACGCGGTAAAGATGACACAAAGTATGTCACGAGTTGGTCGGTGTATTGATAATGGACCAATGGAATCTTTTTGGGGAACACTGAAATGTGAGAAGTATTATTTACATCAATATCAGACATTTGAGGAACTTTCTCTTGCGATAGATGAATACATCCATTTTTATAATTATGATAGATACCAAAAACGATTAAACGGCCTTAGCCCTATGGAATATAGAGCTAAAGCCGCTTAA
- a CDS encoding response regulator transcription factor, protein MDNYRVLIADDHPHARQAIMEMLEEDPCFLIIGQAKNGKEAIELCEELLPDILLLDIEMPVLNGLEATKIIKEKYPFIKIIILSVSDHVEDLFTAIQYGAQGYLLKNMDPDEWLQYLRSIVDGSDTAVRGLASKLLFQFRERDIQNTPSISSLTPREKEILLLVSKGLKNKQIAEHLFIAENTVKNHIKNLLQKLQLENRVQLASYALKYITI, encoded by the coding sequence ATGGACAATTACCGGGTTTTAATTGCAGATGATCATCCTCACGCACGTCAAGCCATCATGGAGATGCTTGAAGAAGATCCATGCTTTCTTATAATTGGTCAGGCAAAGAACGGGAAGGAAGCAATTGAGCTTTGTGAAGAGCTACTACCAGATATTTTATTATTAGATATTGAAATGCCCGTCTTAAACGGATTAGAGGCAACGAAAATAATAAAAGAAAAATATCCATTTATTAAGATTATTATTTTGAGCGTCTCGGATCATGTAGAGGATTTGTTTACAGCCATACAATACGGAGCACAGGGCTATTTGTTGAAAAACATGGATCCAGATGAGTGGCTGCAATATCTACGCTCCATTGTGGATGGATCAGATACTGCAGTAAGAGGTCTAGCAAGTAAACTTCTTTTTCAATTTAGAGAGCGTGACATACAAAACACTCCATCTATAAGTTCTTTAACACCTAGAGAAAAAGAAATTCTCCTTTTAGTATCAAAAGGATTAAAGAACAAACAAATAGCAGAACATCTATTTATAGCAGAGAATACGGTGAAAAATCATATTAAAAACCTATTACAAAAACTACAACTTGAAAATCGGGTACAGCTTGCTTCATATGCTTTAAAATATATAACGATATAG
- a CDS encoding Clp protease ClpB, with amino-acid sequence MKFIFYPISALIIGISLIIGALILKGAILTSHIGTVTKNSSMQNPSTYITNIMTKKQLSDYLQVSEETIESIMKEDNKQKALIGDSYDTYMFLPYLKIGNQERFLKTEIDKWLQYQNDIGIGTKN; translated from the coding sequence ATGAAATTTATTTTCTATCCGATAAGTGCCTTGATTATTGGAATATCTCTTATCATAGGTGCCTTAATCTTAAAGGGGGCAATTTTAACAAGCCATATTGGCACCGTTACCAAAAATTCTTCGATGCAGAATCCTTCTACGTACATCACAAATATTATGACAAAAAAACAACTCTCTGATTATCTTCAAGTTAGTGAAGAAACAATTGAAAGTATTATGAAAGAAGATAATAAACAAAAAGCCTTAATTGGTGATTCTTATGATACGTATATGTTTCTACCTTACTTAAAAATTGGTAACCAAGAACGTTTTTTAAAGACAGAAATCGATAAATGGTTACAGTATCAAAATGATATAGGTATTGGAACAAAGAACTAA
- a CDS encoding AAA family ATPase, whose translation MKIQIIGGSGTGKSTLAKFISEKENIKWIDTDSYLWKDDSFTENNPIEKRIELYQNDMKSNSSYIASGSIFYWCPNGFSNRDLLIFLSVKEEIRMERLRNREIERNKLNQMWLDENGEYTNDFIEWCKTYLSEEDKSMAGTYAEQSYQMEISKSPVLKLESSRPVEELYTEILNRLNLHSK comes from the coding sequence GTGAAAATCCAAATTATCGGGGGCTCTGGTACAGGAAAAAGCACTTTAGCAAAATTCATCAGTGAGAAAGAAAATATCAAGTGGATTGATACAGATAGTTATCTTTGGAAAGATGATTCCTTTACAGAAAACAATCCGATTGAAAAACGAATAGAACTGTATCAAAATGACATGAAATCTAACAGTAGTTATATAGCCTCTGGTTCCATTTTTTATTGGTGTCCTAATGGATTTAGCAATCGTGACCTTTTAATTTTTCTTTCAGTTAAAGAAGAAATTCGCATGGAACGATTAAGAAACAGAGAAATTGAACGGAACAAACTTAATCAAATGTGGCTTGATGAAAATGGCGAATATACGAATGACTTTATAGAATGGTGTAAAACTTATCTGTCAGAAGAAGATAAGAGCATGGCGGGTACTTATGCGGAACAATCCTATCAAATGGAAATATCAAAAAGTCCGGTTTTAAAGCTCGAAAGCTCTAGACCTGTTGAAGAACTCTACACTGAAATTTTAAACCGATTAAATCTACACTCTAAGTAA
- a CDS encoding DUF1775 domain-containing protein, whose amino-acid sequence MIKFFKLVLPTVLGLFLFSSVASAHVTVTPKTSTTGAWETYTVKVPVEKEVPTTKFTLKTPMGVEIMSYQPVPGWNFTSDKDSKGNVTSITFDATGQGILPGQFQQFTFVGKNPENATKAAWDAFQYYKDGSVVEWTGEEGSKLPHSITDIVSASTVAQHDMKNMNQTTENSKKVATKTEQKSDSLPLIVSGVALLLSIVAIVLALRKK is encoded by the coding sequence ATGATAAAATTTTTCAAACTAGTATTACCAACAGTATTAGGATTATTTTTATTTTCAAGTGTAGCTAGTGCACACGTTACCGTAACACCAAAAACTTCCACTACTGGTGCATGGGAAACATATACTGTAAAGGTTCCTGTTGAAAAGGAGGTACCAACAACAAAATTCACTTTAAAAACTCCTATGGGGGTTGAAATTATGTCTTATCAGCCTGTTCCTGGTTGGAACTTTACTTCAGATAAGGATTCAAAGGGAAATGTAACTTCCATAACTTTTGATGCAACTGGGCAAGGGATTTTGCCTGGCCAATTCCAGCAATTCACTTTTGTAGGAAAAAACCCGGAAAATGCAACGAAAGCTGCTTGGGATGCATTTCAATATTATAAAGATGGCAGTGTTGTAGAGTGGACAGGTGAAGAAGGGTCAAAATTACCACATTCAATTACGGATATTGTTTCAGCCTCAACAGTTGCTCAGCATGATATGAAAAATATGAATCAAACTACTGAAAATTCTAAGAAAGTAGCAACAAAAACGGAACAAAAATCAGATTCCCTTCCTTTGATAGTATCTGGTGTTGCCCTTTTACTTTCAATAGTTGCAATTGTCCTTGCATTGCGTAAAAAATAA
- a CDS encoding FusB/FusC family EF-G-binding protein — protein sequence MEPFIRTDQFQFIKLQTQILINGHSSVNDRNVLTALKSLASDKVSNLFSDINAEQKQLVEPIIEVVDSEKAEKYLGKLKPYVIPFKQVTEQTVKKLFPKAKKLRLPSLDGIDLKELTYLGWNDKGTNKKFIITPYKNDIIGLHGTFTPASKKGFCTLCNRHAEVGLFMSETKGIAQGTFVRRGNYICIDSQKCNENLISLEKLEDFIAVLKGKSNL from the coding sequence ATGGAGCCATTTATTAGAACTGACCAGTTCCAGTTCATTAAATTACAAACGCAAATTCTCATAAATGGACACTCTAGCGTAAATGACCGGAATGTCCTCACTGCTCTAAAATCTTTGGCAAGCGATAAAGTGTCCAATCTGTTTTCCGATATTAACGCTGAACAAAAACAGTTAGTGGAACCAATCATCGAGGTGGTGGATAGCGAGAAGGCGGAAAAATATTTGGGGAAATTAAAGCCGTATGTCATACCTTTTAAACAAGTAACAGAGCAGACAGTTAAAAAACTTTTTCCGAAAGCCAAGAAGTTGAGGTTACCATCTTTGGATGGGATAGATCTCAAAGAATTGACCTATCTCGGCTGGAATGATAAGGGTACCAATAAAAAGTTCATCATCACACCTTATAAAAATGATATCATTGGGCTACATGGAACCTTCACCCCTGCAAGTAAAAAAGGATTTTGTACTCTATGTAACAGACATGCGGAAGTGGGCCTATTTATGTCAGAAACAAAAGGCATTGCACAGGGGACTTTCGTTCGAAGAGGAAACTATATTTGCATTGATAGCCAGAAATGCAATGAGAACTTGATATCGCTAGAGAAGTTAGAGGATTTTATTGCGGTTTTAAAAGGCAAAAGCAATCTGTAA
- a CDS encoding CD3324 family protein produces MKYVKASAVLPEKLILEIQKYVQGETIYIPNSEPTRKKWGTKSGGRRLIDNRNASIKSAYEQGRTITELADKYFLSIETIKKIVYSKH; encoded by the coding sequence ATGAAATATGTGAAAGCAAGTGCAGTTTTACCAGAAAAACTAATATTAGAAATTCAAAAATATGTCCAGGGAGAGACAATTTATATCCCAAATTCCGAACCCACCCGTAAAAAATGGGGAACCAAGTCTGGCGGTAGGAGATTAATAGACAACCGGAATGCCTCCATTAAAAGTGCGTATGAGCAGGGAAGGACTATTACAGAATTGGCAGATAAATACTTTCTCTCCATTGAAACGATTAAAAAAATTGTGTATTCAAAGCACTGA
- a CDS encoding HAMP domain-containing methyl-accepting chemotaxis protein: MKLTIRKKLLGSFFLILILVIINNSLVLNQLKQADENLFKSALGTINIFTALIVILGIIIAIVTSHQINKSLKVLSQAVQQVASGDLTGTEIKMKQKDEISDLARSYNQMKQSLREIIGETSLTSEQIAALSEELYASAEQTSLTIDHIASSYQTVSDNANSQSKGLQETIGIVGQMTEGVQQIVKSSQEMENSAKSTAAISVEGRSAIKQTIEQMNSIQTTVEQVARTIQGLGEQTQHIGKIVEVITEIAGQTNLLALNAAIEAARAGEHGKGFAVVADEVRKLAEESSQSAKRITDYIQDIREKINALIQEMEHGTKEVATGIEVVNFAGNSFSKIETSIHDVACKINEVGSSIKQLVSGVEQVSSSTHLISSSSEEIANQSLTVFSATEEQSASMREITLSANSLSSMAETLRNTVEKFKL; this comes from the coding sequence TTGAAATTAACAATTAGAAAAAAATTATTAGGTAGCTTTTTTTTGATCCTTATTCTTGTGATAATCAATAATTCTCTAGTCTTGAATCAGTTGAAACAAGCAGATGAAAATCTATTTAAATCAGCATTGGGAACCATTAATATTTTTACAGCATTGATTGTTATTTTAGGGATTATTATTGCTATTGTTACATCACATCAAATTAATAAATCACTAAAGGTACTTTCCCAAGCTGTGCAGCAAGTAGCATCTGGAGATTTGACGGGTACCGAGATTAAAATGAAACAAAAAGATGAAATCAGTGATTTGGCTAGGTCATATAACCAAATGAAACAGAGTTTAAGGGAAATCATTGGGGAGACAAGCCTAACATCTGAACAAATTGCGGCACTTTCAGAGGAGCTCTATGCAAGTGCAGAACAAACAAGTTTAACAATTGACCATATCGCTTCGTCCTATCAAACAGTTTCGGATAATGCAAATAGTCAATCTAAGGGACTTCAAGAAACCATTGGAATTGTTGGCCAAATGACTGAAGGAGTTCAACAAATTGTAAAGAGTTCACAAGAGATGGAGAACTCCGCAAAAAGTACTGCTGCTATTTCTGTAGAAGGAAGAAGTGCAATCAAGCAAACCATTGAACAAATGAATTCCATTCAAACGACCGTAGAACAAGTAGCAAGAACCATTCAGGGTTTGGGGGAACAAACTCAACATATAGGTAAAATTGTAGAAGTAATTACAGAAATTGCTGGGCAAACCAATTTGTTGGCTTTAAATGCTGCAATAGAAGCCGCTCGGGCTGGTGAGCATGGAAAAGGATTTGCTGTTGTTGCAGATGAAGTGCGAAAATTAGCAGAAGAATCTTCTCAATCAGCCAAAAGAATTACAGATTATATCCAAGATATCCGAGAAAAAATTAATGCCCTCATTCAAGAAATGGAACATGGAACAAAAGAAGTGGCAACGGGAATCGAGGTTGTCAACTTTGCTGGAAACTCCTTTTCCAAGATTGAAACATCTATTCATGATGTAGCTTGCAAAATTAACGAGGTTGGCTCTTCTATTAAACAATTAGTTTCAGGTGTAGAACAAGTTTCTTCCTCTACTCATCTTATTTCTTCATCTTCTGAAGAAATTGCTAACCAATCCTTAACTGTTTTTTCTGCTACTGAGGAGCAATCAGCATCTATGCGAGAAATAACCTTATCTGCTAACTCTTTATCATCAATGGCAGAAACCTTAAGAAATACTGTTGAAAAATTTAAATTATAG
- a CDS encoding MMPL family transporter, translating into MRMIIKSRWAIFSIWLIATILLTLFQPDINAILRQKGLQALNDDSPSVKADHILKKMDSTKGTNDLIVFYDKDKISKEEMDKIGNALKGVRDSGTELGISDIIDPFSMPDAKSSLVSKDGTTLLVSYKLERKSREIDAIKKEFDSKLKNVPVKYYLSGEDFINNDYLKASQTGVEKSAALTVLFILVVLVLAFRSVVTPLISLVAVAFSYLCSMGIAAQLIDKAGFPITNLTQMLLVLILFGIGTDYNILLFNRFKEELSHGHSIDESIVTTYKTAGKTITYSILTVFIAFLALAFSESPIYRSGIVVVIGATILLLEILTLTPFIMKVLGKKLFWPSKNVGGHKENKFWGKTSFFATKHPILSIAVILLIIGPMVYLHQEKLNFDTIKELGNSYPSSKGINLIADHFGKGQAMPATVVIENSNALENNDSLAVIENLTERLKSIKGVKQVSSATQPLGKQIDGFYIDSQMGSVTDGISKTQNGVDQIHNGLKLAQERFGSADFSKVNQMVDGTAKLQNGMGALTNGLKQIQAGIGDSSSNPQTISTGIATIQTNLSKMSSGVAVLADNYGKMQAGYKEMGAHYQEAAQALLGVKNALSQMQIMVNALGNSYSNSKNDPNFLALKNTIDQVSSSLIQITPEGIKTLNNNYNAVTAGYDTANKNLLSMSSGLSQMADGLKKLEDGLGKTSTGIGTIVTNMNHVTNGLGQMKTGQEQLVAGLNGFSTFGHKLSDVNGGLKKISDGLGQTNGFLTQLNTNKTFFIPKEALTDKNFKKALDMFMSSDRKITKMTIILNADPYSEDALNTIEKINKTVSNGLKGTELSHAKFGVSGPSATTNDMNNVLSRDLNKTTVIVIIGVLLVLFFVIRSFWTPVFITASLVGAYYAAMFITNFIFLSLQGLEGITSFVPFFSFIIIVALGVDYSIFLMMRFKEYPHLSPKEAIVLASRNIGGVIISAVIILGGTFATLIPSGLLILFELATAVITGLVVLCFILLPVFLPAMIALPDALANLFSGKRIEDVSLEEKIV; encoded by the coding sequence ATGAGAATGATCATAAAAAGCCGGTGGGCTATTTTCTCAATATGGCTCATCGCAACTATATTACTTACATTATTCCAGCCAGACATCAATGCAATACTTCGGCAAAAAGGACTGCAAGCATTAAATGACGACAGCCCCTCAGTAAAGGCAGATCATATCTTAAAAAAGATGGATTCTACTAAAGGCACGAATGACCTTATTGTTTTTTATGACAAAGATAAAATTTCTAAAGAAGAAATGGACAAAATCGGTAATGCCTTAAAAGGAGTTCGTGACAGTGGCACAGAGCTTGGTATTTCAGACATTATAGATCCCTTCAGTATGCCAGATGCAAAAAGTTCTTTAGTTTCTAAAGATGGTACAACACTTCTAGTTAGCTATAAGCTTGAAAGGAAATCAAGAGAAATTGATGCTATCAAAAAAGAATTTGATAGCAAACTCAAGAATGTTCCTGTGAAATACTACCTTAGCGGTGAAGATTTTATCAATAATGATTATTTGAAGGCATCTCAAACCGGCGTTGAAAAGAGTGCTGCATTGACAGTTTTATTTATTTTAGTAGTTCTTGTACTTGCGTTTAGGTCGGTCGTTACCCCTTTGATATCCTTAGTAGCTGTTGCCTTTTCCTATCTTTGTTCAATGGGAATTGCAGCTCAATTAATTGATAAGGCTGGATTTCCAATAACAAATCTTACCCAAATGTTGCTAGTACTTATCCTCTTTGGAATAGGTACTGATTATAATATCCTTCTTTTTAATCGATTTAAGGAAGAACTATCCCATGGTCATTCTATAGACGAATCAATTGTAACCACCTATAAAACTGCAGGTAAAACAATTACATATAGTATACTTACTGTATTTATTGCTTTCCTGGCTCTCGCTTTTTCCGAATCACCAATTTACAGGTCCGGTATTGTTGTAGTAATCGGTGCAACCATTTTATTACTTGAAATTTTAACCCTAACACCTTTTATCATGAAGGTTTTAGGTAAAAAACTATTTTGGCCATCTAAAAATGTTGGTGGTCATAAGGAAAACAAGTTCTGGGGTAAAACATCCTTCTTTGCAACAAAGCATCCGATTCTATCAATCGCAGTGATCCTTTTGATCATAGGACCAATGGTGTATTTACATCAGGAAAAGCTAAATTTTGATACCATTAAAGAACTTGGAAACTCCTATCCTTCTTCTAAAGGTATTAATTTAATTGCTGACCATTTTGGTAAAGGCCAGGCAATGCCTGCTACTGTTGTTATTGAAAATAGTAATGCTCTTGAAAATAATGATTCTCTTGCTGTAATTGAAAACCTAACTGAAAGGCTTAAGAGTATTAAGGGAGTCAAACAGGTATCTTCGGCAACACAACCTCTTGGTAAGCAAATTGATGGTTTTTACATCGACAGTCAAATGGGATCCGTTACGGATGGCATATCAAAAACTCAAAATGGTGTCGATCAGATACACAATGGATTGAAACTTGCTCAAGAAAGATTTGGATCAGCAGACTTTTCTAAGGTCAATCAAATGGTTGACGGTACTGCAAAGCTTCAAAATGGTATGGGTGCCTTAACCAATGGATTAAAGCAAATCCAAGCGGGAATCGGTGATAGTTCTAGTAATCCACAAACAATTAGTACCGGTATAGCCACGATACAAACAAATCTTTCAAAGATGAGCAGCGGAGTAGCCGTTTTAGCTGATAACTATGGAAAGATGCAGGCTGGTTATAAAGAGATGGGTGCCCACTACCAAGAAGCGGCACAGGCCCTTCTAGGTGTAAAAAATGCACTGTCACAAATGCAAATAATGGTGAATGCTTTAGGCAACAGTTATTCAAATTCCAAAAATGACCCTAATTTTCTAGCATTAAAGAATACTATAGATCAGGTATCATCTTCGTTGATTCAAATTACACCTGAAGGAATAAAAACACTAAATAATAATTATAATGCTGTAACTGCTGGTTATGATACAGCAAATAAAAATCTGCTAAGTATGAGCAGTGGCTTATCACAAATGGCTGATGGGTTGAAGAAACTCGAAGATGGGCTTGGTAAAACATCCACAGGAATCGGTACAATCGTAACGAATATGAATCATGTAACCAATGGACTTGGTCAGATGAAAACAGGTCAAGAGCAGCTTGTAGCTGGCCTAAATGGATTCAGTACATTTGGACATAAGCTATCAGATGTAAATGGCGGGTTAAAGAAAATTTCTGACGGACTAGGACAAACGAATGGTTTCTTAACACAGCTTAATACAAATAAAACCTTCTTTATTCCTAAGGAAGCGTTGACCGACAAAAACTTTAAAAAAGCTTTAGATATGTTTATGTCCAGCGATAGAAAAATCACAAAGATGACGATTATTTTGAATGCCGATCCTTATTCAGAGGATGCCTTGAATACGATAGAAAAAATAAATAAAACTGTTTCTAATGGACTAAAAGGTACTGAGCTTTCACATGCAAAATTTGGAGTATCAGGACCAAGTGCCACAACAAATGATATGAATAATGTATTGTCTCGGGATTTAAATAAAACAACAGTCATTGTCATTATAGGCGTATTGCTTGTACTGTTCTTTGTCATTAGATCCTTCTGGACACCGGTTTTCATAACAGCATCCCTTGTAGGAGCTTACTATGCAGCCATGTTTATCACAAACTTTATTTTCTTAAGTTTGCAGGGCCTTGAAGGAATTACTTCCTTCGTTCCATTCTTCTCCTTCATTATTATCGTCGCCTTGGGAGTAGACTACAGTATATTCTTAATGATGCGCTTTAAAGAATATCCTCATTTGTCGCCAAAAGAGGCAATCGTTTTGGCTTCAAGAAATATCGGTGGTGTGATCATATCAGCAGTTATCATACTTGGAGGAACATTCGCAACACTGATACCTTCCGGATTACTCATTTTATTTGAATTGGCCACAGCAGTGATTACAGGGTTAGTAGTGCTTTGCTTTATACTACTTCCAGTCTTCTTGCCAGCGATGATTGCCCTTCCAGATGCTCTTGCAAATTTATTTTCTGGAAAAAGGATTGAAGACGTAAGTTTAGAGGAAAAAATAGTTTAA